In Oscillatoria acuminata PCC 6304, a single window of DNA contains:
- a CDS encoding septal ring lytic transglycosylase RlpA family protein, with the protein MPLMGLVWMTCCLSGLLAYSPGLGNASIALKNPLSLQVLSGLSHRWDLPHRLVRGGNASVKKHRPPLKFKGASGERGRFAPLAQISDRPGKHRLADSRDRQIFTKALNWDNRPQKGQCTVNPPVKNSSPSKVLGQQNFLSTPQDLREKAILISNGPSQNSQKSDPGIGEFISNFFAEESFDLESKPSLDPSVQVKAVTVAPGPSRPMTRVNWWQSRHLFGLGETVSWFSEKTPKQIVFTKPSEFQVVVQGYSVAQLPDRIQADLFAHRIQDWLQGSDRDPSQLTPTTLNGVRAIQGGDRTLLLLSEDVVESIPRNQDLLTVEWTNNLRKALGAEPLPIAEAQAQMYGLVETPRKLQGTASWYGPYFHGRLTANGETYDQEDMTAAHPSLPFDTYLKVRNLQNGKMVIVRINDRGPYIPPRNLDLSLGAARVLGSEETGVISYEATFMKTTPVKVN; encoded by the coding sequence ATGCCATTGATGGGACTGGTCTGGATGACCTGCTGTTTGAGCGGGTTGCTTGCATACAGCCCAGGATTAGGGAATGCCTCCATTGCCCTGAAAAATCCGCTGTCACTCCAAGTTTTATCCGGTTTGAGTCATCGGTGGGACCTTCCTCACCGGCTTGTCCGAGGCGGTAATGCCTCGGTGAAAAAGCACCGCCCTCCGTTGAAATTTAAGGGGGCTTCCGGTGAGCGTGGACGGTTTGCTCCCCTGGCTCAAATCAGCGATCGCCCGGGAAAACACCGCCTAGCTGACTCCAGAGACCGGCAAATCTTCACTAAAGCCCTCAACTGGGACAATCGCCCTCAAAAGGGACAATGTACTGTTAATCCACCTGTAAAGAATTCTAGTCCCAGTAAAGTTTTGGGACAACAAAATTTTCTCTCAACCCCACAGGACTTGCGGGAAAAAGCAATCCTGATTAGCAATGGCCCTTCCCAGAACTCGCAAAAATCCGACCCGGGAATTGGAGAATTTATTTCTAATTTCTTCGCAGAAGAGTCCTTCGATTTAGAATCCAAACCCAGTCTGGACCCATCTGTTCAGGTGAAAGCTGTCACCGTTGCTCCTGGTCCCTCTCGCCCCATGACCCGAGTCAATTGGTGGCAGTCTCGGCATCTGTTTGGATTGGGAGAAACGGTTTCCTGGTTCTCAGAGAAAACCCCGAAACAGATTGTCTTCACGAAACCCTCAGAATTTCAAGTTGTGGTCCAGGGATACTCTGTGGCACAATTACCCGATCGCATTCAAGCTGACTTGTTCGCTCACCGGATCCAAGACTGGCTACAGGGGAGCGATCGCGATCCGTCTCAACTCACCCCCACCACCCTCAACGGCGTTAGAGCCATCCAAGGGGGCGATCGCACCTTATTACTCCTGTCCGAGGATGTCGTCGAGTCTATCCCACGCAACCAGGACCTGCTCACCGTGGAATGGACTAATAATCTCCGCAAAGCGTTAGGCGCTGAACCCTTACCCATCGCCGAAGCACAAGCGCAGATGTACGGGTTAGTCGAGACCCCCCGAAAACTTCAGGGAACCGCCTCTTGGTACGGCCCTTATTTTCACGGTCGCCTCACCGCCAACGGTGAAACCTATGACCAAGAGGACATGACAGCAGCGCATCCCTCGTTACCCTTCGATACCTATCTCAAAGTCAGAAATCTTCAAAATGGCAAAATGGTCATCGTTCGGATTAACGATCGCGGACCCTATATTCCCCCCCGTAATTTAGACCTCTCCCTCGGTGCCGCCAGGGTTCTAGGTAGTGAAGAAACCGGCGTCATCTCCTATGAAGCCACATTTATGAAAACCACCCCCGTTAAGGTGAATTGA
- the trpE gene encoding anthranilate synthase component I, with protein MIFPDFSQFTELAKQGNFVPVYQEWVADLDTPVSAWYKVCAGQPYSFLLESVEGGENLARYSFLGCDPLWILEAKDNQTIQKHRTGVVDVFEGDPFEALETCLKLIQPVKLPELPPGVGGLFGFWGYELIQWMEPRVPVHPAGETDVPDGLWMQADSLLVFDQVKRKIWAIAYADLRTLDPRSAYDQACDRVRGLVKQLQEPLLTKDTLLEWTPPSRPSDSTPRKELHYTSNTSPETYCKNVLKAKDYIKAGDIFQVVISQRLSAEYEGDPFSLYRSLRLINPSPYMAYFNFDDWQIIGSSPEVMVKAELTPEGSRLATVRPIAGTRRRGQTPQEDAALAEDLLNDPKEVAEHVMLVDLGRNDLGRVCVKGSVRVDELMVIERYSHVMHIVSNVRGELDPEKTAWDLLKACFPAGTVSGAPKIRAMQIVHELEGCRRGPYSGVYGYYDFEGQLNSAIAIRTMVVRSNGNGKHTVSVQAGAGLVADSVPESEYQETLNKARGLLEAIGCLGGSSEG; from the coding sequence ATGATTTTTCCAGATTTTTCTCAATTTACTGAACTCGCCAAACAAGGTAATTTTGTCCCCGTCTACCAAGAATGGGTGGCGGATCTGGATACCCCTGTCTCAGCGTGGTACAAAGTCTGTGCAGGACAACCGTATAGCTTTTTGTTGGAATCGGTCGAAGGGGGCGAAAACCTGGCCCGGTATAGTTTTCTCGGCTGTGACCCCTTGTGGATTTTGGAAGCCAAAGATAACCAAACCATTCAAAAACATCGCACGGGAGTGGTGGATGTATTTGAAGGGGATCCATTTGAGGCATTGGAAACCTGCCTGAAGTTGATTCAACCCGTGAAATTACCCGAATTGCCGCCGGGAGTGGGGGGTTTATTTGGGTTTTGGGGATATGAATTGATTCAGTGGATGGAACCCCGGGTGCCAGTCCATCCTGCGGGAGAAACTGATGTGCCCGATGGATTATGGATGCAGGCGGATAGTTTGCTGGTGTTTGACCAGGTGAAGCGGAAGATTTGGGCGATCGCCTATGCAGATTTGCGAACGTTGGATCCGCGATCGGCTTATGACCAAGCCTGCGATCGCGTGCGGGGATTAGTCAAACAACTCCAGGAACCCCTGTTAACAAAAGACACCCTATTGGAATGGACTCCACCCTCCAGACCCTCAGATTCGACCCCACGGAAAGAGTTGCACTATACGAGCAATACTTCCCCGGAAACATACTGCAAAAACGTTTTAAAGGCAAAGGACTACATCAAAGCGGGGGATATTTTTCAAGTCGTCATTTCTCAGCGCCTCTCAGCGGAATATGAGGGAGATCCATTTTCCCTCTATCGGTCCCTGCGGTTAATCAATCCCTCGCCTTATATGGCTTATTTCAATTTCGATGACTGGCAAATTATCGGGTCCAGTCCGGAAGTGATGGTCAAGGCAGAACTGACTCCAGAAGGGTCCAGGTTAGCCACGGTGCGCCCGATCGCCGGAACCCGACGGCGAGGACAAACCCCCCAAGAAGATGCCGCCTTAGCCGAAGATTTACTCAATGACCCGAAAGAAGTGGCCGAGCACGTCATGTTGGTGGATTTGGGTCGCAATGACCTCGGACGAGTCTGTGTGAAGGGAAGCGTCCGGGTGGATGAATTAATGGTGATTGAGCGCTATTCCCATGTGATGCATATTGTCAGCAATGTGCGGGGGGAATTGGACCCGGAAAAAACAGCCTGGGATTTATTAAAAGCCTGTTTCCCTGCTGGAACTGTCAGTGGGGCCCCGAAGATTCGGGCGATGCAGATTGTTCATGAGTTGGAAGGCTGTCGCCGGGGTCCTTATTCTGGGGTGTATGGGTATTACGATTTTGAGGGGCAGTTGAATAGCGCGATCGCCATCAGAACAATGGTGGTCCGCAGCAATGGCAATGGCAAACATACGGTTTCTGTCCAAGCTGGTGCGGGTCTGGTGGCGGATTCGGTCCCTGAAAGTGAATATCAAGAAACCCTGAATAAAGCGCGAGGTTTACTAGAGGCGATCGGTTGTTTAGGAGGGTCTTCGGAAGGGTAA
- a CDS encoding photosystem I reaction center subunit II PsaD has translation MAETLTGQAPKFGGSTGGLLSKALVEEKYAITWTSSKEQVFEMPSGGAAVMNAGENLLYLPRKEHCLALGTQFRTKFKPKIEDYKIYRVYASGETEYLHPKDGVFPEKVNEGRAYYGKNDRKIGDNPQPAKIKFSGKKPYDP, from the coding sequence ATGGCAGAAACCTTGACAGGACAAGCCCCAAAATTTGGGGGCAGCACCGGCGGTTTACTTAGTAAAGCGCTAGTGGAAGAAAAATACGCAATCACCTGGACCTCTTCCAAAGAGCAAGTGTTTGAAATGCCCAGCGGTGGCGCTGCTGTGATGAACGCAGGGGAAAACCTCCTCTACCTGCCTCGCAAAGAGCACTGCCTCGCATTGGGGACCCAGTTCCGGACCAAGTTCAAGCCCAAAATTGAAGACTATAAAATTTACCGGGTTTATGCCAGTGGTGAAACCGAGTATCTCCATCCCAAAGATGGTGTCTTCCCTGAAAAAGTGAACGAAGGTCGTGCTTACTACGGCAAGAACGATCGCAAGATTGGCGACAACCCCCAACCTGCGAAAATCAAGTTCAGCGGTAAGAAGCCTTACGATCCTTAA
- a CDS encoding DICT sensory domain-containing protein, translating into MSIPTSVLEELLHALPLLRTQIYFKSSLTALSHAMEDQVLAGVEPALVIACFQRERFYRQEAHRYRRISNKTEQVYVLAAPETEFQNSSQIQEAIAFEPDDGLAKEWHLVVLAPNYSTCLVCREKEVVPGKASDLPSMDQSRRFEGIWTFDRQVACTVARLLLERVRVYRPDLEKKIQRAIATYGLSDPNKALEAAARFQDVDPGPFVQRLVTYLQAGQHKLVKTYRSIAAQERRERLVNSITTAIRQSLNPADIFQVAVRELGGALDVCRCLIYRCKATDQEAAIAYEFLGRSVKSLTGEVWPLQENPLFQEVVASGERVVVENLTDPRITGSTRLVALVQEWEIESWLMVPVFYQNQLVGMVELHHGGGEERQWDAEELAMVEAIATQVGVATLQAEAYANLEDLNEQLAALDRTRSNLIAITGHELRTPLSTIQVCLESLSSDPDMPPELRQVMLSTALDDAERMRTLVQDFLTLSRLESGRVEWNTEALPLHECLSLAISSVHTRANSEAGGLPTFTLEVPEDLPLVRADGEWLVEVLSKLIDNACKFTPSGGKVTIVAQPRGDRELEVKVVDTGRGISSDRLETVFDRFYQEEGALRRSTGGTGLGLAICRQIVTGWGGQIWATSGGKDCGSQFYFTIPIAIESTSEVTPNPTPRSKSKSSKGDRSSGSSRNRRTPIR; encoded by the coding sequence ATGAGTATTCCTACTTCGGTGCTGGAAGAGTTGCTGCACGCCTTGCCCCTGCTGAGAACTCAAATTTATTTCAAGTCTTCTTTAACCGCACTGTCCCATGCGATGGAAGATCAAGTCCTGGCGGGGGTGGAGCCAGCGTTGGTGATAGCCTGCTTCCAACGGGAGCGATTTTATCGTCAGGAGGCACACCGTTATCGACGAATCAGCAACAAGACGGAACAAGTATATGTCCTGGCGGCACCGGAAACGGAATTTCAAAATAGTTCACAGATCCAGGAGGCGATCGCCTTTGAACCTGATGATGGGTTAGCGAAAGAGTGGCACTTGGTGGTGCTTGCGCCCAATTATTCCACTTGTTTGGTTTGTCGGGAAAAAGAGGTAGTTCCGGGGAAGGCATCGGATCTGCCCTCGATGGATCAATCCAGACGGTTTGAGGGGATTTGGACCTTTGACCGGCAGGTTGCTTGTACTGTGGCGCGGTTATTGTTGGAGCGAGTGCGGGTGTATCGACCGGATTTGGAGAAGAAGATCCAACGGGCGATCGCCACTTATGGATTGAGCGACCCCAACAAGGCCCTAGAAGCCGCAGCGAGATTCCAAGATGTAGACCCAGGACCCTTTGTGCAACGGTTAGTGACGTACCTCCAGGCGGGTCAACATAAATTAGTTAAAACCTATCGCTCGATCGCCGCGCAGGAGCGTCGGGAACGGTTAGTCAACTCAATTACCACCGCCATTCGTCAATCTCTGAATCCGGCAGATATTTTCCAAGTGGCCGTGCGAGAACTAGGCGGAGCCCTGGACGTTTGTCGGTGTTTAATTTATCGCTGCAAAGCTACGGATCAAGAAGCGGCGATCGCTTATGAATTTTTAGGGCGATCGGTCAAGTCCCTCACCGGAGAAGTTTGGCCCTTGCAGGAGAATCCCCTATTTCAGGAAGTCGTCGCCTCTGGAGAACGAGTCGTGGTGGAGAACCTCACCGACCCTCGAATTACCGGATCCACGCGATTGGTCGCCTTAGTCCAGGAGTGGGAGATTGAATCCTGGTTAATGGTGCCCGTGTTCTATCAAAACCAACTGGTGGGAATGGTGGAGTTGCATCACGGTGGAGGGGAGGAAAGACAGTGGGATGCAGAGGAATTAGCAATGGTTGAGGCGATCGCCACCCAAGTTGGAGTCGCCACCCTGCAAGCGGAAGCCTACGCCAACTTAGAAGACTTGAACGAACAACTCGCCGCCCTCGATCGCACCCGCAGCAACCTAATCGCCATTACCGGACATGAACTCCGCACCCCCCTCTCCACCATTCAAGTCTGCCTAGAAAGTCTCTCCTCCGACCCCGATATGCCTCCGGAACTGCGGCAAGTCATGCTCAGTACCGCCCTAGACGATGCCGAAAGAATGCGGACCCTCGTGCAAGATTTCTTGACCCTATCGCGCCTAGAAAGCGGACGAGTGGAATGGAATACCGAAGCCCTACCCTTGCACGAATGCCTGTCCTTAGCCATCAGTAGTGTTCACACCCGGGCCAACAGCGAAGCGGGAGGCTTACCCACCTTTACTCTAGAAGTGCCCGAGGATTTGCCCTTGGTGCGTGCCGATGGGGAGTGGTTGGTGGAAGTGCTCTCCAAACTGATTGATAATGCTTGTAAATTCACACCTTCCGGGGGAAAAGTGACCATTGTGGCCCAACCCCGAGGCGATCGGGAACTGGAGGTCAAAGTGGTGGATACCGGACGAGGGATTAGCAGCGATCGCCTCGAAACCGTCTTCGATCGCTTTTACCAAGAAGAAGGAGCATTACGTCGTTCCACCGGAGGCACCGGCCTAGGATTAGCCATCTGTCGGCAAATCGTCACCGGCTGGGGAGGTCAAATTTGGGCCACATCCGGCGGGAAAGATTGCGGCAGTCAATTTTATTTCACCATCCCGATCGCCATAGAAAGCACCTCCGAAGTCACCCCCAATCCCACCCCCCGCAGCAAAAGCAAATCTTCCAAAGGCGATCGGTCCTCCGGGAGTTCCCGCAATCGCCGGACACCGATTCGGTAG
- a CDS encoding ribbon-helix-helix domain-containing protein, whose translation MSKRVHVTLPDAVYDALERWADSQGRPVANLAAFIIETAVQGANNDGKIPPPPSSPAKN comes from the coding sequence GTGAGTAAACGAGTCCATGTAACCCTTCCCGATGCCGTTTATGATGCCCTAGAACGGTGGGCAGACAGTCAAGGACGGCCTGTAGCTAACTTAGCTGCATTTATTATTGAGACCGCTGTACAAGGAGCCAATAACGATGGAAAAATTCCTCCGCCACCGTCATCCCCGGCGAAAAATTAG
- a CDS encoding alpha-L-fucosidase — translation MRTFENEPMTLGNNWFDTARLGLFVHWGHSSQSGYELSWPLVGGVFSLPYCQNVTVDEYHRTAQTFNPIQYNPQSWARLAKRLGMQYVILTAKHHDGFSLFHTQQSDFSIANAPYEKDIVREFLEAMRAEGLRVGLYFSLIDWHHPDYPAFTEADKPYQFGKFRQPTSSQWERYLEFMFGQIRELLTDYGQIDLLWFDGGWERSPEQWRPQALQEMIRSLQPDLLINDRLPGFGDFDTCEQFIPPQPPERTWEACLTLNESWGYNPTDSQFKSPRQLIHTLCEIAGKGGNLLLNVSPMGNGQIQSEQMKLLQEIEEWLTVHHQSIVGTTAGLEPWQFYGPSTQRGNRFYLFLLMKPYDSVTVRAIPIKRIQGVSVMGEGQPLKYSTRCAIVDSLLNPEPLGELTIQVPEQFINPYATVIAVDVMP, via the coding sequence ATGAGAACATTTGAAAACGAACCCATGACTCTCGGAAACAACTGGTTTGACACTGCACGATTAGGACTGTTTGTTCATTGGGGCCATAGCAGCCAATCGGGTTATGAATTATCATGGCCCTTAGTTGGAGGCGTATTTAGTTTGCCCTATTGCCAAAATGTGACGGTAGATGAGTATCACCGGACCGCTCAAACCTTTAATCCAATTCAATATAATCCCCAATCCTGGGCACGTTTAGCGAAACGATTGGGGATGCAATATGTAATTTTAACCGCGAAACACCATGATGGCTTTTCTTTATTTCACACTCAGCAATCGGATTTTTCTATTGCCAATGCACCCTACGAAAAAGATATCGTCCGAGAGTTTCTGGAAGCAATGCGGGCGGAAGGCTTGCGAGTGGGTCTGTATTTTTCTTTGATTGATTGGCATCACCCCGATTACCCGGCTTTTACGGAAGCGGATAAACCCTATCAGTTTGGTAAATTCCGACAGCCTACGAGTTCTCAGTGGGAGCGTTACCTAGAATTTATGTTTGGCCAAATTCGAGAATTATTGACCGATTATGGCCAAATTGACTTACTTTGGTTTGATGGTGGTTGGGAGCGATCGCCTGAGCAGTGGCGGCCTCAAGCACTACAGGAAATGATTCGCTCCTTGCAACCGGATTTATTGATTAACGATCGCCTCCCGGGATTTGGCGACTTTGATACCTGCGAACAATTCATCCCCCCCCAACCCCCTGAACGGACTTGGGAGGCTTGTTTAACGCTGAATGAAAGCTGGGGTTACAACCCGACGGATTCGCAATTTAAGTCACCTCGTCAACTGATTCATACCCTCTGTGAAATTGCCGGAAAAGGAGGAAATTTATTGCTGAATGTTAGCCCGATGGGAAATGGACAGATTCAATCAGAGCAAATGAAACTGTTACAAGAAATAGAAGAATGGCTAACTGTTCATCATCAGAGCATTGTCGGGACAACAGCGGGTTTAGAACCGTGGCAATTTTATGGTCCTTCTACTCAACGGGGGAATCGGTTTTATTTATTCTTGCTGATGAAACCCTACGATTCAGTAACGGTTAGAGCTATACCCATCAAGCGGATTCAAGGGGTTTCTGTCATGGGTGAAGGGCAACCCTTAAAATATTCAACTCGCTGTGCAATTGTCGATTCCCTGTTAAATCCTGAGCCTCTGGGGGAGTTAACGATTCAAGTACCGGAGCAATTCATCAATCCCTATGCTACAGTGATTGCCGTTGATGTGATGCCATGA
- a CDS encoding calcium-binding protein — MPKVEQNKEREERIMTEIVVDAYGPEEQAMGWYYYLAETMQFPFTATCISKRRSSPLKEGTTVEVVDIAPADDCEREMYMEIAWEGDTLAVPLIQLEAPDADPPTQQAIADWHYWVDRGYEFG, encoded by the coding sequence ATGCCAAAAGTAGAACAAAACAAGGAACGCGAAGAACGCATTATGACGGAAATTGTAGTGGATGCCTATGGGCCTGAAGAGCAGGCAATGGGCTGGTACTACTACTTAGCGGAGACGATGCAATTTCCATTTACCGCAACCTGCATCAGTAAGCGGCGCAGTTCTCCCCTAAAAGAGGGAACAACAGTAGAAGTAGTGGATATAGCACCGGCAGATGACTGCGAGCGGGAAATGTACATGGAGATTGCCTGGGAAGGCGATACCCTGGCAGTCCCGTTGATTCAGCTAGAAGCTCCCGATGCAGATCCTCCGACTCAACAAGCGATCGCAGACTGGCATTACTGGGTTGATCGCGGCTATGAGTTTGGCTAA
- a CDS encoding HEAT repeat domain-containing protein: MTLLSLEEIALKLDSENSGDRMVGLASLRNVPAADAFPFIEKLLNDENLQVRSMAVFALGIKATAQSFPILVKLLEGEPDYSIRAGAAGALGYLEDERAFEPLVRAFYEDTDWLVRFSAAVSLGNLKDLRAQDVLLSALDSDEVVLQQAAIAALGEIKCIEAVERLLRFVQSQDWLVRQRLAEALGHLPSDKSISALKYMEKDSHFQVSEAATLSLQRLADGTAL; this comes from the coding sequence ATGACCCTGTTAAGTTTAGAAGAAATAGCCCTCAAGCTAGACAGTGAGAATTCCGGCGATCGCATGGTAGGCTTGGCTTCCTTGCGGAACGTCCCGGCGGCGGATGCCTTCCCCTTTATCGAAAAACTCCTCAATGATGAGAACCTCCAAGTGCGATCGATGGCTGTCTTTGCCTTAGGCATTAAAGCGACGGCACAATCCTTTCCGATTCTGGTAAAACTCCTCGAAGGCGAACCGGATTACAGCATTCGTGCTGGTGCAGCCGGTGCCTTGGGATATCTCGAAGACGAAAGAGCCTTTGAACCCTTAGTCCGCGCATTCTATGAAGATACCGATTGGCTGGTGCGCTTTAGTGCGGCAGTCTCTCTGGGAAATCTCAAGGACCTTCGGGCTCAGGATGTGTTGCTCAGTGCCTTGGATAGCGATGAAGTCGTGTTGCAACAAGCGGCGATCGCTGCTCTTGGGGAAATTAAATGTATTGAAGCTGTTGAGCGCCTTTTGCGTTTTGTCCAATCCCAGGATTGGCTGGTGCGTCAGCGTCTCGCCGAAGCCTTGGGACATCTCCCCAGTGACAAAAGCATCTCCGCTCTCAAATACATGGAAAAAGATAGTCATTTCCAAGTTTCTGAAGCCGCAACCCTCTCTCTGCAACGATTAGCGGATGGCACTGCTCTTTAA
- a CDS encoding MFS transporter, with the protein MNHSSPSDPASDRSQHEKLRLSTKLAYGAGDMGAGITTILISFTLLIFLTEVAGLDPGLAGTVLMIGKVWDAINDPIIGMLSDRTQSRWGRRRSWMLFGSLPFGLSFFLYWLVPHFSTDPDLNKWALFAYYVGVSILFQTAYTAVNLPYTALTPEITQDYNERTSLNSFRFAFSIGGSILALILGVVLSQLIPDPKQMYLILGGICAILSMLPLYWCVFGIQERYQPPSTPSSLSLISQFKVALSNRPFQFVIGIYLCSWLALQLTTAVIPFFVVSWMRRDSFFEVALIVQVVAIIMLFVWSAISQSLGRKAVYFMGMGFWIIAQAGLFFLPRDRTDVMFFLAVLAGVGVATAYLVPWSMLTDVIDLDELNTGQRREGIFYSFMVFLQKLGLGLGIFFVGQTLKWSGFIESAGSVTIPEQPESALFAIRMAIGPLPTLFLIGGLILAYFYPLSREVHGAILLQLYERKHKAAVKDAE; encoded by the coding sequence ATGAATCACTCGTCCCCTTCCGATCCAGCTTCCGACAGATCCCAGCACGAAAAACTCAGGCTCTCCACGAAACTGGCTTATGGCGCTGGAGATATGGGGGCTGGGATCACCACGATTTTAATCTCGTTTACCCTGCTAATCTTTTTAACGGAGGTGGCGGGTTTAGACCCCGGATTAGCAGGAACGGTCCTGATGATTGGGAAGGTGTGGGATGCCATCAATGACCCAATCATTGGGATGTTGAGCGATCGCACCCAGTCTCGCTGGGGACGCAGGCGATCGTGGATGCTTTTTGGCTCCTTGCCCTTTGGGCTGTCTTTTTTCCTCTATTGGTTAGTGCCTCACTTCAGCACCGACCCCGACCTAAATAAGTGGGCGCTGTTCGCCTATTATGTCGGGGTGAGTATCTTGTTCCAAACCGCTTACACCGCAGTCAATCTCCCTTATACAGCCCTCACCCCCGAGATCACTCAGGATTACAACGAGCGCACCAGTCTCAACAGCTTTCGGTTTGCCTTCTCTATTGGTGGGAGTATCTTAGCTCTTATTTTGGGTGTGGTCTTGAGTCAACTGATTCCGGACCCCAAACAGATGTATCTCATCCTAGGCGGCATTTGTGCGATTCTTTCCATGTTACCCCTCTATTGGTGCGTTTTCGGCATCCAAGAACGGTATCAACCCCCCTCAACCCCGAGCAGTTTATCCCTAATTTCTCAGTTCAAAGTTGCCCTGAGCAATCGTCCGTTTCAGTTTGTGATTGGGATTTATCTTTGTTCTTGGTTAGCACTGCAATTAACGACTGCTGTTATTCCCTTTTTTGTCGTGAGTTGGATGCGGCGCGATTCTTTTTTTGAAGTGGCATTAATTGTGCAAGTTGTGGCCATTATCATGCTATTTGTCTGGAGTGCGATTAGCCAATCTTTGGGGAGAAAAGCCGTTTATTTTATGGGGATGGGGTTTTGGATTATAGCTCAGGCGGGACTCTTCTTTTTACCCCGCGATCGCACGGATGTGATGTTCTTTCTCGCCGTCCTAGCCGGTGTAGGGGTGGCAACAGCTTATCTAGTGCCTTGGTCCATGCTCACCGATGTGATTGATTTAGATGAATTAAATACCGGCCAACGTCGGGAAGGAATCTTCTATTCGTTTATGGTTTTTTTACAAAAGCTCGGGTTAGGTTTGGGGATTTTCTTTGTCGGACAAACTCTCAAATGGTCAGGTTTCATAGAATCCGCTGGCAGTGTCACGATTCCTGAACAACCGGAGTCGGCTTTGTTCGCCATTCGCATGGCGATCGGGCCTTTACCGACCCTGTTTTTAATCGGGGGTTTAATTTTGGCTTATTTTTATCCTCTCTCTCGGGAAGTTCATGGGGCGATTTTATTACAGCTTTATGAACGGAAGCACAAGGCTGCGGTCAAGGATGCCGAATAA
- a CDS encoding phosphoribosyltransferase, translating to MRDLHIGWSEYHQKIEQLAVQIYQSNWHFDQIVCIAKGGLRVGDILARIYDRPLGILSTASYGGAKGQHRSALKIARHLTAIGDTLGPHVLLVDDLVDTGISLKETKHWLNSHYENQIQEIRTAVLWYKVCSEIKPDYYVDYLTDNPWIHQPFEGYEQLTPEQLAQSYQTIAS from the coding sequence ATGCGTGACCTTCATATCGGTTGGTCCGAGTACCACCAAAAAATAGAGCAGCTTGCGGTCCAAATTTATCAGTCCAATTGGCATTTTGACCAGATCGTTTGTATTGCCAAAGGCGGACTGCGGGTCGGGGATATCCTCGCCCGAATTTACGATCGCCCGTTAGGGATTTTATCTACAGCCTCTTATGGGGGTGCAAAAGGCCAACACCGAAGCGCCTTGAAGATTGCCCGCCACTTAACGGCGATCGGCGATACCCTCGGCCCTCATGTGTTATTGGTAGATGACCTGGTAGATACGGGAATTTCCCTCAAGGAAACCAAACATTGGCTGAATTCCCATTATGAAAATCAGATCCAGGAGATTCGCACCGCAGTCCTCTGGTATAAAGTTTGTTCGGAGATTAAACCGGATTATTATGTCGATTACTTAACGGATAATCCTTGGATTCATCAACCCTTTGAAGGATATGAACAACTCACCCCGGAGCAACTGGCTCAGAGCTATCAAACGATCGCAAGTTAA